One window from the genome of Rhodopirellula halodulae encodes:
- a CDS encoding DUF1552 domain-containing protein produces the protein MSQSPKTLSRRTVLRGAGTAIALPWLDAMSPSRLLAATSSDGSPPLRMGFFYVPNGMHMPAWTPGKEGANFDLTPTLEKLADHREDISVLSGLTLDGARAHGDGGGDHARSVAAFLTGAHPRKTNGADIQNGISVDQATAQYVGDRTRFASLELGLEASSQAGNCDSGYSCAYASNMSWRGPTNPMAKETDPRALFDRLFAGQTVKETRRAKSEREKYRKSILDFVAEDAKRLHAHLPIVDRRKLDEYLYAIRDVEKRLDGSEKLGLNEEGVPDYPRPSGVPRELAQHSDLMMDMVALAYQTDSTRILSFMFTNAGSNRAYKEIGVNEGHHELSHHGKSEHKQAEIAKINAFHAERFNYLLGRLKLIREGNGSLLDHCMIVYGSGISDGDRHNHDDLPILLAGKGGGRIHSGRHVRYTNGTPLCNLYVWMMKQMGADAERFGDSQGVLQGLG, from the coding sequence ATGAGTCAATCACCCAAAACTCTTTCGCGTCGAACCGTCTTGCGAGGCGCCGGAACCGCGATTGCGCTGCCTTGGTTGGATGCCATGAGTCCCAGTCGTCTGTTGGCGGCGACCTCATCGGATGGTTCACCGCCTTTGCGGATGGGGTTCTTCTATGTGCCCAACGGAATGCACATGCCCGCATGGACACCCGGGAAAGAAGGTGCCAATTTTGATTTGACGCCGACGCTCGAAAAGTTAGCTGATCATCGCGAGGATATCTCGGTGCTGTCTGGGTTGACCTTGGACGGCGCGCGAGCCCACGGGGACGGTGGTGGAGACCATGCCCGCAGTGTGGCCGCGTTTCTGACGGGGGCTCATCCGAGAAAGACCAACGGGGCGGATATCCAAAATGGAATTTCGGTGGATCAGGCGACGGCTCAGTATGTCGGCGACCGCACACGATTCGCTTCGTTGGAGTTGGGATTGGAAGCGAGCAGCCAAGCCGGCAATTGTGACAGTGGTTACAGTTGCGCTTATGCGTCCAACATGTCGTGGCGAGGGCCGACCAATCCCATGGCAAAAGAAACGGATCCGCGTGCGTTATTCGATCGTTTATTCGCGGGGCAAACCGTAAAGGAAACTCGCCGGGCCAAGAGCGAACGCGAAAAGTACCGAAAGAGCATTCTGGACTTTGTGGCTGAGGACGCGAAACGGTTGCACGCACATTTGCCGATCGTCGATCGACGCAAATTGGATGAGTACTTGTATGCCATTCGGGATGTCGAAAAGCGTTTGGACGGCTCGGAAAAGTTGGGGCTGAATGAGGAAGGTGTTCCTGACTATCCACGTCCCAGCGGTGTGCCTCGTGAGTTGGCTCAGCACAGCGATTTGATGATGGACATGGTGGCACTTGCCTATCAAACCGATAGCACGCGGATCTTGTCGTTCATGTTCACTAACGCGGGTAGCAATCGGGCTTACAAAGAAATTGGTGTCAACGAAGGTCACCACGAGTTGTCTCACCATGGAAAAAGCGAGCACAAGCAAGCCGAGATTGCCAAGATCAATGCCTTTCATGCGGAACGGTTCAATTACCTGTTGGGGCGATTGAAACTGATTCGGGAAGGCAACGGTTCTTTGTTGGACCATTGCATGATTGTGTATGGCAGCGGAATCAGCGACGGTGACCGGCACAATCACGATGACTTGCCGATCCTGTTGGCGGGGAAAGGTGGCGGACGGATCCATTCAGGCCGTCATGTTCGGTACACGAACGGAACGCCGCTTTGTAATCTTTACGTTTGGATGATGAAGCAGATGGGAGCTGACGCGGAACGATTCGGCGACAGTCAGGGCGTCTTGCAAGGATTGGGGTGA
- a CDS encoding VTT domain-containing protein — protein MARRTLPLVLIAIGIAGLISGQGVVWANQTMASVREAGPPAFVLVGTLAMCLFVPKTLVSIAAGSVLGFWVGAPTLTATAFVSAWLNYQLGRWSLAETRPNHSVDAESLPDAGSDSIDANAGEGKRWKETLCEIQSIARDAGLGLHLLVRLSPVPTTIISYSMGASRSRQVPYLFAALLATVPQWLWVQCGAMAKEAVTVSDGPWVTRWAGLILSVLAAVVLSVWVPRQIWLHRSQRLAVAKEAV, from the coding sequence ATGGCAAGGCGAACGCTGCCATTGGTCCTGATCGCAATTGGGATCGCTGGGTTGATCAGCGGACAAGGAGTGGTGTGGGCGAACCAGACCATGGCATCCGTCCGCGAGGCAGGGCCGCCCGCATTTGTGCTGGTGGGCACTTTGGCAATGTGCTTGTTTGTGCCCAAGACCTTGGTTTCGATCGCGGCCGGGTCCGTGTTGGGTTTCTGGGTCGGCGCACCCACGCTGACGGCGACCGCGTTCGTTTCCGCTTGGCTGAATTATCAGCTGGGACGATGGTCGCTGGCGGAGACGAGACCCAACCACTCCGTTGACGCCGAGAGTTTGCCGGATGCGGGATCGGACTCGATTGACGCAAACGCCGGTGAAGGAAAACGTTGGAAAGAGACCCTTTGCGAAATTCAATCGATCGCTCGCGATGCTGGGTTGGGATTGCATCTTTTGGTGCGATTGTCACCCGTTCCAACGACCATCATCAGCTATTCGATGGGGGCCTCGCGATCACGCCAAGTGCCCTATCTGTTCGCCGCGCTGCTGGCCACGGTTCCTCAGTGGTTGTGGGTTCAGTGTGGTGCGATGGCCAAAGAAGCGGTGACCGTCAGTGACGGGCCGTGGGTCACACGCTGGGCGGGATTGATTCTATCGGTGCTTGCGGCGGTGGTTCTGTCCGTTTGGGTGCCGCGGCAAATTTGGCTGCATCGCTCGCAAAGGTTGGCGGTCGCCAAAGAGGCGGTGTAG
- the rpsT gene encoding 30S ribosomal protein S20 yields MPNTQSAAKRLRQNEKRRLLNRATRSNMRTAIRRVRDAVANNDLETAKDAFQAAQKKLDRAAAKNLIHKNAAARTKSRLNTLIKNAAQAA; encoded by the coding sequence ATGCCAAACACCCAAAGCGCCGCGAAACGTCTGCGTCAGAACGAAAAACGCCGTTTGTTGAACCGTGCCACTCGTAGCAACATGCGAACCGCGATTCGTCGTGTTCGCGACGCCGTTGCCAACAACGATTTGGAAACTGCGAAGGACGCATTCCAGGCCGCCCAAAAGAAATTGGACCGTGCCGCTGCGAAGAACTTGATCCACAAAAACGCCGCCGCTCGCACCAAGAGCCGCTTGAACACCCTGATCAAGAACGCCGCTCAAGCTGCCTGA
- the cobA gene encoding uroporphyrinogen-III C-methyltransferase: protein MALVGAGPGHPGLLTLRGQQCLQECDVVLYDGLSNAEMLVHAPQAEHTCVGKHGQTRIWKQQEIIDETIRHAKAGKRVVRLKGGDPAVFARTSEEVNALKAEGIPFEIVPGITAALAAGSFAGIPITHRGIASAVALVTGHEEPGKTESDLDWPALARFPGTLVIYMGVTTVKQWTDALLSAGKDPATPCAILRRCSLPDQQKIQCRLAEVAGHLTPASKFRPPVITIVGDVTGLSDSMDWFSRRPLSGKSILVTRPKDQADGLVASLSELGANVVVQPAIEISPPDDWSDVDDAIDQLPTFDSLVFTSRNGVQFFLDRLLVRGQDLRCLAGAKIAVVGEATAAALAKYHMRADWVPDVFDADALLETLSSLNPLPSKTLVVRTQRGRDVIANGLRDLGTTVREIVAYQNRDVTAMDEGTLAKLKDQSLDWITLTSPATARNVHRWFGDELPSCKVAVISPLTAETVRELGWRVDAVAQSATMESLVQAILEVEAT, encoded by the coding sequence GTGGCCCTGGTGGGGGCCGGACCCGGACATCCGGGATTACTCACGCTGCGTGGACAGCAGTGCCTGCAGGAATGTGACGTGGTTCTTTACGACGGGCTGAGCAATGCGGAAATGTTGGTTCACGCACCCCAGGCGGAACACACCTGCGTCGGGAAGCACGGTCAGACGCGGATTTGGAAGCAACAAGAGATCATTGACGAAACGATCCGGCACGCCAAAGCCGGGAAACGCGTGGTGCGTTTGAAAGGCGGCGACCCCGCCGTTTTCGCCCGTACCAGCGAAGAGGTGAACGCTCTCAAAGCCGAAGGCATTCCGTTCGAGATCGTTCCTGGAATCACCGCCGCACTCGCCGCGGGATCCTTTGCCGGGATCCCCATCACTCACCGAGGAATCGCGTCGGCTGTGGCGTTGGTGACGGGGCATGAGGAACCAGGGAAGACCGAATCTGATTTGGATTGGCCGGCGTTGGCTCGATTCCCCGGCACCTTGGTCATTTACATGGGTGTGACCACAGTGAAGCAATGGACCGATGCTTTGTTGTCAGCCGGCAAGGATCCCGCGACACCATGCGCCATTTTGCGGCGATGTAGTTTGCCGGACCAGCAAAAGATCCAGTGCCGACTGGCCGAGGTCGCCGGACATCTAACTCCCGCCAGCAAGTTCCGGCCCCCGGTGATCACCATCGTTGGCGATGTGACGGGGCTGTCGGATTCGATGGACTGGTTCAGTCGTCGGCCGCTATCTGGAAAGTCGATCTTGGTCACGCGACCCAAAGATCAAGCGGATGGTTTGGTCGCTTCGCTATCGGAGCTGGGGGCCAACGTCGTAGTCCAGCCAGCGATTGAAATTTCGCCACCGGATGATTGGTCCGATGTGGATGACGCCATCGATCAATTGCCCACGTTTGATTCGTTGGTCTTCACCAGTCGAAATGGCGTGCAGTTCTTTTTAGATCGATTGCTGGTACGCGGTCAGGATTTGCGATGTTTGGCCGGAGCCAAGATCGCGGTGGTTGGTGAAGCGACCGCCGCGGCGTTGGCGAAGTATCACATGCGAGCGGACTGGGTGCCGGATGTCTTCGATGCGGACGCGTTGCTCGAAACCCTGTCGTCGCTGAATCCTCTGCCGAGCAAGACTTTGGTCGTTCGAACGCAGCGTGGACGCGACGTCATTGCAAACGGTTTGCGAGACTTAGGAACAACGGTTCGCGAAATTGTTGCCTATCAAAATCGCGATGTGACGGCGATGGACGAAGGGACTCTGGCGAAGCTGAAGGACCAGTCGTTGGATTGGATCACGTTGACCAGCCCCGCAACCGCCCGAAATGTTCATCGGTGGTTTGGTGATGAGCTGCCGAGCTGCAAGGTTGCCGTGATTAGTCCGCTGACAGCCGAAACCGTTCGCGAATTGGGATGGCGTGTCGACGCGGTTGCTCAATCGGCGACAATGGAGTCTTTGGTTCAAGCCATTCTCGAAGTGGAAGCAACATGA
- a CDS encoding carboxymuconolactone decarboxylase family protein produces the protein MIPKRYRQMHADHPEFMRAYEDLGKAARECGPLSEREIALVKLAISLGAGLEGAAHSHCRKAMEAGCSPDDLRHVAMLSAPTIGFPTMMRAKSWVEDVVTPKEK, from the coding sequence ATGATCCCGAAACGCTATCGCCAAATGCATGCCGATCATCCTGAGTTCATGCGTGCCTACGAAGATCTCGGCAAGGCTGCTCGTGAGTGCGGTCCGCTCAGCGAACGTGAAATCGCTTTGGTGAAATTGGCGATCTCGTTGGGAGCGGGCCTGGAGGGCGCCGCCCATTCGCATTGTCGCAAAGCGATGGAAGCCGGTTGCTCGCCCGACGACCTCAGGCACGTCGCGATGTTATCGGCCCCAACGATCGGCTTTCCGACCATGATGCGAGCCAAGTCGTGGGTCGAGGATGTGGTCACTCCGAAAGAGAAGTGA
- a CDS encoding excinuclease ABC subunit UvrC, which produces MSDRENEMAANADDGAGKNGEQNAEDAELLSVEATSGDVVLGFDHASTKVKSFPNSPGVYLMKDSAGVVIYVGKAKNLRSRAGSYFLKAASEDARTADWIGDIADIDFVECESEVDALLMESRLIKDIQPKNNKELKDDKSFPYLMITTRDEFPRVEVTREPQSKGVKLYGPFTSAGALRGAIQVMQRIFKFRTCTLDISESDERWQWFRPCLLASINQCTAPCNFRISKEDYRRDIKRLQTFLDGGKTKLLRDMRNEMKAASQSLDFERAAVLRDEIQMIERLEERGELDTHAQPEVFYIDPQKGLAGLKKVLGLSETPRVIEGVDIAHLGGNETVASLVQFIDGLPFKPGYRRFRIQEVKGIDDFRSIYEVVSRRFRGLSDRQEAFPDILLIDGGKGQLNAAMAAFRDQDIQPPTVISLAKRDEEIFRPGNPEPLRLSKSAFALRLLQYVRDESHRFAQHYHHILRSKSSLQR; this is translated from the coding sequence ATGAGCGACCGCGAAAACGAAATGGCGGCGAATGCCGACGACGGGGCCGGAAAGAACGGCGAGCAAAATGCGGAAGACGCAGAGTTGCTGAGCGTTGAGGCGACGTCTGGCGATGTCGTCTTGGGATTCGATCATGCATCGACCAAGGTGAAGTCGTTTCCAAACTCGCCCGGCGTCTATCTGATGAAGGACTCCGCCGGCGTCGTGATCTATGTCGGCAAGGCCAAGAATCTTCGTTCCCGCGCGGGCAGCTACTTTCTGAAGGCCGCCAGTGAGGACGCTCGGACGGCGGATTGGATCGGCGACATTGCAGACATCGATTTCGTTGAGTGCGAAAGCGAGGTCGACGCTCTGCTGATGGAGTCTCGGTTGATCAAGGACATACAGCCGAAGAACAACAAGGAGCTGAAGGACGACAAGTCGTTTCCTTATTTGATGATCACGACGCGAGATGAATTTCCTCGAGTCGAAGTCACCCGAGAGCCACAGTCCAAGGGCGTGAAGCTTTATGGCCCTTTCACCAGTGCCGGTGCGCTGCGTGGCGCGATCCAGGTGATGCAGCGGATCTTTAAGTTTCGAACATGTACGCTGGACATCAGTGAATCCGACGAACGTTGGCAATGGTTCCGGCCTTGCCTATTGGCCAGCATCAACCAATGCACGGCACCCTGCAATTTTCGAATCAGCAAAGAAGACTATCGACGAGACATCAAACGTCTGCAAACGTTCTTGGATGGCGGAAAAACCAAGTTGCTGCGTGACATGCGGAACGAGATGAAGGCGGCCAGTCAATCGCTGGACTTCGAACGGGCCGCCGTGCTGCGTGATGAGATTCAGATGATCGAGCGCTTGGAAGAACGCGGCGAACTGGACACGCATGCTCAACCGGAGGTTTTCTACATCGATCCGCAAAAGGGATTGGCGGGTTTGAAAAAGGTGCTCGGTTTGTCCGAAACGCCACGCGTGATCGAAGGCGTTGACATCGCACATTTGGGTGGGAACGAAACGGTTGCTAGTCTCGTCCAATTCATTGACGGCCTGCCGTTCAAACCGGGGTATCGACGATTCCGCATTCAAGAAGTCAAAGGCATCGACGATTTTCGAAGCATCTACGAAGTCGTCTCGCGACGTTTTCGTGGGCTCTCGGATCGGCAAGAAGCGTTTCCTGACATCTTGTTGATCGACGGCGGCAAAGGCCAATTGAACGCGGCGATGGCGGCGTTTCGAGATCAAGACATTCAGCCGCCGACGGTGATCAGTCTGGCGAAACGAGACGAGGAAATTTTCCGGCCCGGCAATCCCGAACCGCTAAGATTGAGCAAGAGTGCGTTTGCATTGCGGTTGCTGCAGTACGTTCGCGATGAATCTCACCGTTTTGCCCAACATTACCACCACATTTTACGTAGTAAATCCAGCCTTCAGCGGTGA
- the hflX gene encoding GTPase HflX: MSDKHITLHDDAPERSILARLILPDTVVEEDPLEELHGLATTSGTQVVDELIQRRSTPDHSTYLGKGKVEELRLMVERHEADVVIFDNDLTPAQTRNLEKKTNAKVIDRTELILDIFAAGARTHESRLAVELAQLEYSLPRLKRMWTHLSRQSMGVGMRGPGEKQLEVDRRLAQKRIHDLKTELSRVEARRERQVAARSDLPTVSLVGYTNAGKSTLMNALTAADVMAQDKLFATLDTRTRRWHLPDWGHVLLSDTVGFIRDLPHSLVASFKSTLEETRQAELLLHVADASSPQVFEQISAVYQVLEELEIEAKDTLLVLNKIDAITSPRVLNRVLDRYPNAIPVSAKSNSGLLPLAQAVGEALSREFLDVEIDVAHHDGKLLSFLSANGKIESREFGNDHVTVRVRMPAAAMGTVHRSALQVTPTTLEMWKQSASDDAEISAAEGADESAERSSDVA; the protein is encoded by the coding sequence GTGTCAGATAAACACATCACCCTGCACGACGATGCCCCCGAACGCAGCATTTTGGCGCGTTTGATTTTGCCGGACACCGTGGTCGAAGAAGATCCTTTGGAAGAGTTGCACGGGTTGGCGACCACATCCGGAACCCAGGTGGTCGATGAGCTGATTCAACGTCGATCGACGCCTGATCACTCCACGTACCTTGGCAAAGGCAAAGTGGAAGAGTTGCGATTGATGGTCGAGCGTCATGAAGCGGACGTGGTGATCTTCGACAACGATTTGACACCTGCGCAAACTCGCAACTTGGAAAAGAAAACCAATGCGAAGGTGATCGATCGTACGGAGTTGATCCTAGATATCTTTGCCGCCGGAGCACGCACTCACGAATCTCGCTTGGCGGTCGAGTTGGCCCAGCTCGAGTATTCGCTGCCGCGATTGAAACGCATGTGGACTCACCTCTCTCGTCAATCGATGGGCGTGGGGATGCGTGGGCCCGGTGAAAAGCAATTGGAAGTCGACCGGCGATTGGCGCAGAAACGAATTCACGACCTGAAGACGGAACTCAGCCGTGTGGAAGCTCGGCGTGAACGCCAAGTCGCCGCTCGTTCGGATCTGCCAACCGTTTCGCTGGTGGGTTACACCAACGCGGGCAAGAGCACTTTGATGAACGCTCTGACCGCGGCGGATGTGATGGCGCAAGACAAACTGTTCGCAACGCTTGATACGCGAACGCGTCGTTGGCATCTGCCGGATTGGGGACATGTGTTGCTGAGTGACACGGTCGGTTTCATCCGAGACCTGCCGCACTCGTTGGTCGCCAGTTTCAAATCGACTTTGGAAGAGACTCGGCAAGCGGAATTGTTGTTGCATGTCGCGGATGCGAGCAGCCCGCAAGTATTCGAGCAGATCAGCGCTGTCTATCAGGTTTTGGAAGAACTTGAAATCGAAGCCAAGGACACGCTGCTTGTGCTGAACAAGATCGATGCGATCACCAGCCCGCGTGTGTTGAATCGGGTGCTGGATCGTTATCCCAACGCCATTCCCGTGAGTGCGAAATCGAATTCCGGTTTGTTGCCGTTGGCACAAGCCGTTGGCGAAGCCCTGTCGCGTGAATTCCTGGACGTGGAAATTGATGTGGCTCATCACGACGGGAAACTGTTGTCGTTTCTGTCTGCCAACGGGAAAATCGAATCGCGTGAATTTGGAAATGATCACGTCACCGTTCGAGTTCGCATGCCCGCGGCCGCGATGGGAACCGTGCATCGTTCAGCACTTCAGGTGACACCAACGACGCTTGAAATGTGGAAGCAATCAGCGTCCGATGATGCGGAAATATCCGCTGCTGAAGGTGCCGATGAGTCTGCGGAACGATCTAGCGACGTGGCCTAG
- a CDS encoding SDR family NAD(P)-dependent oxidoreductase, whose protein sequence is MPLPFQQVWSPEDSVAIVTGASSGIGWELTRLLVAERSHVIVVARRRERLLELAETSGHPDRVHLVVGDVTQAGTRDEAMSLADELGNGGLDLLVNNAGVGAIGPFAKASAERMRKVMEVNFFAPVEWTRAALPRLRCVAERGKRSVVCNIGSVLGHRAVPDKSEYCASKFALHGWNDSLRAELIHDGIGVTLVSPSTTQSEFFDALVDTDPNQKSKSIGSWPPSRVAAATLDAIKRGRSEVILSLGGKALVYADRVSPPVMNGILAKRGD, encoded by the coding sequence ATGCCGCTGCCTTTTCAACAGGTATGGAGCCCTGAAGATTCCGTCGCGATTGTCACTGGTGCCAGCAGCGGGATCGGATGGGAGCTGACGCGATTGTTGGTCGCCGAACGTTCGCACGTGATCGTGGTCGCACGTCGCCGCGAACGATTGTTGGAGTTGGCGGAAACCAGCGGTCATCCCGATCGCGTGCATTTGGTGGTGGGCGATGTGACGCAAGCTGGCACACGCGACGAAGCGATGAGCCTAGCCGATGAATTAGGAAACGGCGGGCTAGATTTGCTGGTCAACAACGCCGGTGTCGGAGCCATCGGTCCCTTCGCGAAGGCCTCGGCGGAACGCATGCGAAAGGTCATGGAGGTGAACTTTTTTGCTCCGGTGGAATGGACCCGTGCCGCACTGCCTCGATTGCGATGTGTTGCGGAACGCGGAAAGCGTTCGGTGGTTTGCAACATCGGAAGTGTGTTGGGCCACCGAGCCGTTCCGGACAAGAGTGAATACTGTGCTAGCAAGTTTGCCTTGCACGGTTGGAATGATTCACTGAGAGCCGAATTGATTCACGATGGCATCGGAGTGACGTTAGTCAGTCCAAGTACAACGCAGAGTGAATTTTTTGACGCGTTGGTGGACACAGACCCGAATCAGAAGTCCAAGAGCATTGGCAGTTGGCCACCATCGCGAGTGGCAGCCGCAACCTTGGATGCGATCAAACGTGGTCGTAGCGAGGTCATCCTTAGCTTGGGCGGAAAAGCTTTGGTGTACGCCGATCGAGTTTCGCCACCGGTGATGAATGGCATTCTTGCCAAGCGTGGCGACTGA
- a CDS encoding GIY-YIG nuclease family protein: MISPLKAYVLATLLAMPMLKAVSQETAATSTESRSTGKPPTVSPHVVKTIDLSSTKIREAFQNSHEGYSSDELLIQDELRSAFLKELQIDPELSSDRQMIALRKLLQLRKSGRLDVPTTKRSQVPTNEIQAAIPTAEIAIRTVLDRHDAMIDDVLCNPVWRNELQREAERLSSDISAETVRRAVLRLRKSRRLKPELVLRVADWDRTVSTYPMQELDLDSLPNTPGVYLFRDLTGYLYIGEAVRLRDRIGEHLRGSHNDGLAGVLSGKGSNPVTLELHAFPADSPAKRLTVRRAYESELIRSRQPRFNLQP; encoded by the coding sequence ATGATCAGTCCATTGAAGGCCTACGTGCTGGCAACGCTGCTAGCGATGCCGATGCTCAAAGCCGTTTCGCAGGAGACAGCAGCGACTTCGACCGAGAGCCGATCAACCGGGAAACCACCCACAGTCTCGCCACATGTCGTCAAAACGATCGACCTAAGCTCAACCAAAATCCGCGAAGCCTTTCAAAATTCGCATGAGGGCTACAGCAGCGATGAATTGTTGATTCAGGATGAACTTCGAAGTGCTTTCCTTAAGGAACTGCAGATCGATCCGGAGCTCAGCTCTGATCGCCAAATGATCGCACTTCGGAAGTTGCTTCAACTACGCAAGAGTGGTCGGCTGGACGTGCCGACGACCAAACGTTCTCAGGTGCCCACCAATGAAATTCAAGCTGCCATTCCAACGGCCGAGATCGCGATTCGAACGGTATTGGATCGGCATGATGCGATGATCGATGATGTTCTTTGCAATCCCGTTTGGAGAAATGAACTGCAACGGGAAGCAGAGCGGTTGTCCAGCGACATTTCAGCGGAGACGGTTCGACGTGCCGTTTTGCGACTGAGGAAATCGCGACGGTTGAAACCGGAACTGGTGCTACGGGTCGCCGATTGGGACCGAACGGTTTCGACTTATCCAATGCAGGAATTGGACCTCGACTCGCTGCCCAATACACCGGGGGTTTACTTGTTCCGAGACCTCACAGGCTATCTGTACATCGGCGAAGCGGTTCGGTTGCGCGATCGCATCGGCGAACATCTTCGCGGCAGCCACAACGACGGCTTGGCTGGTGTGCTGAGTGGCAAAGGCTCCAATCCTGTCACGCTGGAGCTACACGCGTTCCCCGCCGATTCCCCCGCCAAAAGATTGACCGTTCGCCGGGCCTACGAGAGCGAGTTAATAAGAAGTCGCCAGCCCCGTTTCAATCTGCAACCCTGA